A stretch of Lepisosteus oculatus isolate fLepOcu1 chromosome 11, fLepOcu1.hap2, whole genome shotgun sequence DNA encodes these proteins:
- the LOC102689183 gene encoding C-X-C motif chemokine 10-like, producing MSTKVLLIVALAVTVAVSQHIASDSSRCLCQRTRQKIVGNPRQIKNVEIFPPSNFCENMEIIVNMDGGAHYCLDPNMKKIREILQKLRTKRSSKNLN from the exons ATGAGCACTAAAGTCCTTCTGATCGTGGCTCTTGCTGTCACAGTGGCTGTTTCGCAAC ATATCGCCAGTGACAGCTCTCGATGCCTATGTCAGAGGACCCGACAAAAGATTGTAGGAAATCCCAGACAAATCAAGAATGTGGAAATCTTCCCTCCCTCCAACTTCTGTGAAAACATGGAAATCAT TGTCAACATGGATGGTGGGGCTCATTATTGTTTGGATCCAAACATGAAGAAGATCAGAGAAATCCTCCAGAAGCTAAGAAC GAAGAGATCAAGCAAAAATCTCAATTAA